The DNA segment CCATGTCCAGCTCGTGGGTGACCATGATCACGGTGATGCCCTGGTCGCGGTTGAGCGAACCCAGCAGTTCCATGATTTCGTGGCCGCGCTTGCTGTCGAGGTTGCCGGTCGGCTCGTCGGCGAGCAGCACGAGCGGCTGCGTGACGATGGCGCGGGCGATTGCTACGCGCTGCTGCTGGCCGCCGGAGAGTTCCGCCGACGTATGGTGTTCCCAGCCCGTGAGGCCAACCTGCGCCAACGCCCGGCGCGACGCCTCATGCCGATGGGCGGCGTCCTCGCCGCGATAGAGCAGCGGCAGTTCCACGTTTTCTTGCGCCGAGGTGCGCGACAGCAGGTTGAAGCCCTGAAAGACGAAGCCGAGGTAATGCCGGCGCAGCAGCGCGCGCTGATTGCGCGTCAGCGTATCGACCTCGATGTCGCGAAACAGGTAATGTCCTGAACTGGGGGCGTCGAGACAGCCGAGGATGTTGAGCGCCGTCGACTTGCCCGAGCCGCTCGGCCCCATGATGGCGACGAACTCGCCTTGCCCGATGTCGAGATCGACACCGTTCAGCGCCTGGACGGCCGCTGTGCCCTCGCCGTAGGTCTTGATTACCTTGCGCAGGGAAATCAGGAGCGCTCCGACATCGCTATGGGTCACTTCTTCGTTTCCTGATATTCGATGATGACCGGCGTGCCGGCCTTGAGTTCGCCACCGGCAATCTCCGTCTGCCGGCCGTTGCTGGGACCCGTCTGGACCGCAATGGCCGCGGGTAGGCCATCGCGCAGCACCCAGACCTGTGCGGAGTCCGATGTCATTGCCGGCTGCTGTGTTTTTTGTGTCGGAGGGCGCGGCACCAGGCGCGAGACGATGCTGCCGGAAGGGGTGGCCGCTGTCGCCGGCGGCGTGAAGCGCAGGGCGCCGTTGGGCACCAGCAGGACGTTCCCGCGATTGGCGGTGACGATGCGCGCCGTGGCCGTCATGCCTGGGCGCAATGCCAAGTCGTCGTTGGCGACCGAGAGCACCGTCTTGTAGGTGACGACGTTGTCGGTGATGGTCGAACCCAGGCCGACGCGCTGGATGACGGCGGGAAAGCTCCTCCCGGTCCAGGCGGAAACCGTGAAGCTGGCGGGCTGGCCGAGCTTGACCGTGCCGACATCGGCCTCATCCACCTTCACCTGGAGTTCCATCTTGGTCAGGTCTTCGGCGATGACGAACAACACCGGCGTGGTCATCGCCGCGGCGACGGTCTGGCCCGGTTCGACTTTGCGGGTGAGGACGACGCCGTTGATCGGCGAGAGGATTACCGCCTTCTCGATGTTGGTCTCGTCGGACTTCAGCGTGGCGCGGGCGCTGGTGTCGTTCGCTACGGCGCGCTGGAATGTGGCCTCCGCCGTTTCGAGTTCGGACTTGGACGGCACCTTGCCGCCGGAGAGCTCGGCGACGTGGCGCAGGCGGTTGAGGTTGGCTCGCGCTTCCGCCACCGTCGCTTCCATCTGAGCCACCGCGGCGCGCGACTTGGCGACGGCATCTTGCAGTTTGGAGGTTTCGAGCCGTGCCAGAACCTGACCCTTCGTGACGCGATCGTTGTCGTTTACCAGCACAGCTTCCAGCGTGCCCGAGAGCTCGCTGCCGACATCGACCGAACGTGTCGGCTGCAGCGTGCCGCTGGCCGAGATGGTAACGACCAGATTACCCGTGACCGCGTCTTCGGTGAGGTACTGGCCCTGCCGGGATCCGCCGGTCGGGAACCAGGCGACCACCGCAACGACGATGATCAGCGCAAGTCCGGCGACGAGCCAGCGCCGGCGGCCCACAAGCCTTCCGGCCGCGCCGGTCTTAAGGAAATCAGGGATGGGGGTATCGGTGCTGTTCATGAGCGTGCGTCCTGTGATGTGCCTGCTGCCGTGTCGCCGCCGGGCTGCCAGCCGCCGCCCAGCGCCTTGTAGAGCTTGATCACCGCCGCGAGAAGGTCGCTCTCGGCGGAGGCCAAACCGTCTTCCGCGCTCAAGCGCGTGCGGTCGGTGTCGAGCACCTGCTGGAAATCGACGGAGCCAGCTTCATACAGCGTGCGTGCCAGTTGCGCCGCGCTGCGCGCCGATTCAGCGGCACGGCGCTGCGTGTCGAGCCGTGTGCGCCCGGCGGCGTAGGCGACAAGCGCATTCTCGACATCCTCGAGGGCGGTGAGAATGCTGGATTCGTAAGCCACGAGGGCGCGTTCCTGCACGGCGTCCTGTACGGCGATGCCTGCACGAATGCGGCCGCCGTCGAACAGCGTCGCGGCGAGGCTGCCCGCCAATGACCTGACGAGGGTATCGCCGCCGCCCAAGGCGGCGCTGCTGAATGCGTTCCAGCCCCATGATCCCGAAAGGGTCAGGCTCGGATAAAGCGCGGCCTCCTGTTCGGCGCTGCGCGCGACCTCAGCCTGAAGCGTCAGTTCGGCGGCACGCACATCGGGACGTTGGCGGATCGTGTCGGCGGGTATGCCGACGGCCACGCCATCCGGCGCCCTGGGCAGGGGCTTCGCCTCGCGCAGCCTGTCCGCCAACGCGCCCGGAACCTGTCCCGTGAGGACTGCCAGCCGATGCTCGGCTTGCGCCCGGCCGGTCTCCAGACCAGGAATTGCGGCCCGGCTCTGTTCAAGATTGGTGCGTGCCTGCTCGACGTTGAGCATTGTTGTGAGGCCGGCCTGTTGCCGCCAATCGGTGATCTGCAAGGTTTCGGTTTGGCTCGCCGTGTTGTCGCGAGCGATGGCCAGTCGCTGCTGATAGGCGCGCAGCGTCACGTATTCGAGTGCGACTTCGGCCGCGAGCGAAACCTGCGCCGCGGC comes from the Sulfuritalea hydrogenivorans sk43H genome and includes:
- a CDS encoding ABC transporter ATP-binding protein → MTHSDVGALLISLRKVIKTYGEGTAAVQALNGVDLDIGQGEFVAIMGPSGSGKSTALNILGCLDAPSSGHYLFRDIEVDTLTRNQRALLRRHYLGFVFQGFNLLSRTSAQENVELPLLYRGEDAAHRHEASRRALAQVGLTGWEHHTSAELSGGQQQRVAIARAIVTQPLVLLADEPTGNLDSKRGHEIMELLGSLNRDQGITVIMVTHELDMAAYANRVVRFADGNVGSDSMKVAA
- a CDS encoding efflux RND transporter periplasmic adaptor subunit; its protein translation is MNSTDTPIPDFLKTGAAGRLVGRRRWLVAGLALIIVVAVVAWFPTGGSRQGQYLTEDAVTGNLVVTISASGTLQPTRSVDVGSELSGTLEAVLVNDNDRVTKGQVLARLETSKLQDAVAKSRAAVAQMEATVAEARANLNRLRHVAELSGGKVPSKSELETAEATFQRAVANDTSARATLKSDETNIEKAVILSPINGVVLTRKVEPGQTVAAAMTTPVLFVIAEDLTKMELQVKVDEADVGTVKLGQPASFTVSAWTGRSFPAVIQRVGLGSTITDNVVTYKTVLSVANDDLALRPGMTATARIVTANRGNVLLVPNGALRFTPPATAATPSGSIVSRLVPRPPTQKTQQPAMTSDSAQVWVLRDGLPAAIAVQTGPSNGRQTEIAGGELKAGTPVIIEYQETKK
- a CDS encoding efflux transporter outer membrane subunit, with translation MIAPGSGFPLLPCQARWVALGLALVLLGGCAQLGSARSDGRMSAVPIPAAWSRAGEANRPASTTNELQSWWRRLDDPRLDQLIAAAMTAAPDLRTAQTKLRQARASRDLAVGNLYPSLGVSASANRSKTGTAEARTQYVAGFDASWEPPIFGGKRDAAAGAQADVAASEATLAAAQVSLAAEVALEYVTLRAYQQRLAIARDNTASQTETLQITDWRQQAGLTTMLNVEQARTNLEQSRAAIPGLETGRAQAEHRLAVLTGQVPGALADRLREAKPLPRAPDGVAVGIPADTIRQRPDVRAAELTLQAEVARSAEQEAALYPSLTLSGSWGWNAFSSAALGGGDTLVRSLAGSLAATLFDGGRIRAGIAVQDAVQERALVAYESSILTALEDVENALVAYAAGRTRLDTQRRAAESARSAAQLARTLYEAGSVDFQQVLDTDRTRLSAEDGLASAESDLLAAVIKLYKALGGGWQPGGDTAAGTSQDARS